Part of the Impatiens glandulifera chromosome 8, dImpGla2.1, whole genome shotgun sequence genome is shown below.
GCCAAGAAGAGCTGATCTTGATATGAACCAACATGTCAACAATGTCGCCTACATTGGATGGGTTCTTGAGGTACTACTATTCTAATAAATCcccattattttattaacaacaAATTGactaatatttgaaaacaactACAAAGAACCAAAACCTTTTTGTTTTGTAAAAGTCATGAACTAAGAGTACTATGTTGTTTACTACTTGACAGAGCATTCCTCAAGACATAATCGACACTCATGAGCTACAAACAATCACGTTAGACTACAGAAGAGAATGTCAACAGGATGACGTGGTTGATTCTCTGACGAGTATCGAAACAGATGAAGATTTAAAGTTGGATGGAAATAACGgaactactactactactagtATTGAAAAAGGAGAGAAAGATGGCGATTACTGTCAGTTCTTGCATTTACTGAGACTTCAGAAAGATGGTATGGAAATAAACAGGTGCAGAACAGAATGGAGAAGGAAGAAACCAGTAAGATCTCGATAAGCTAATTAAAGCTTTTTAATGTCTGTTTATGTCTACTCTTTTATGTTGGTTCCCCACCTAAATGCTATTTTCTGTTTGAATTTAGTAATGTTATTCTCTTGTTTTCTCAGTTTTGATTCACCTCCTCCTGCAGACACttgaaaacaataatatatatgtaatgtaCACTAGTACTAGCCATATTTCTTGTTTCCAGTGAGACTTTTATGAATTTAGTATAATAATTTGCTCTTTCCTTTACACCTTCTTCTTACAAAGAGTTATTAATTACCAGTAGATATGTTCCTTTGTTTCTGAATCTTGATTCGGATCCACTGATAATCTGAGCTAGATTACTTTTGAATCTAAATGTGATCCCATATGGGTGATAGATATATGATAGAAATGGTGTTTCCTATGAAGCTTTCTTTCTAGTTGAAGAACTTGTTTCATTCTTTGGTTGTATATGTCTTACAACTGAAGAAGAATGGGTGCATACATTCAGATCTGATTGAAAAtgcaaatattatatatcatgaATGTTGATGTTCATGACTTGATGGTTGATAAGTTGGTTAATCTCGATTCACTTGTggaatgagaaattcatatgGGTTTTTCTtacaataaattagaataatgaGAAATTGGGCTAATTCCTGGTTTCTTTCAATGAGTTAGAATAATGAGAAACAGCTTGTTTGGTAGATGATTATTAGAATAATctatagaatatttaaaaattgttaattgatattaattttgagattttttttataaaatgatttaatatatatttttttaaacaaatataaaatattttaatattttggttaatgaaaatACAATCTTTTTAGACAATAGACAAAaggtaaatttatatttataaattataaaaaaaaatattatttattcaaatatatcaattttataaatatacaagTTTTTATACTTtcaaaggtaaaaaaaatttataattattttaatgtaaataattacCAAATACTCTACAATAATAACTTTCATTTCAaaagtgttttaaaaaataatatgtatattattaatttttaattaattatatatattttttaaataataaatgtttaaagatattttattatatatatatataaataataatatataactagtattctaataaaataaactccTATAATTTAAAGTAAATTAGTGATGTTATGAGTTTATAATTACAcaactattttatataaaaaaaaaattatttgccCTTTTCAAATAGATGCAACTTTTTgaatcttgtttttttttttacattttaaaacttttttataaaattgtccaagattaattttagttaaaattggGTGTAAATTAGTGTTTTGAGTGGTATAGTATCTCTATTATTAAGAATGTTTGgatctaattttaattaaaataaaatattttataataaaagtcaaactcaattataaaacttatgaaattaacaaattatttaattttataaatttaatatatatataattaaaattaaatctactaaattaaatattatacattaaaataaaatacatgaacaattaaattaaaattcattaccagacttaataaaataaaatatacattttatcaaaacaatacattatatatttaaatgaaatatattaaaaaaaattatcaaacttattaaaataaaatatatttaagtatattttattttattttgatttaatatattttattttaatgtataatatttaagtatattttattttaattatttaagaagaAAGATtgatatattaagaaaataatcaaatagtgaatagtttaaaaaaaattgaacatgaATGATTAAGAGGAAtgactttatttatatatatatattattgattcttataattgaataataataatgttaatttgaaATTCAATAAAGAAAATGGAATTTTCGTAGAAAACAGGTTTACATTCATCATCTCTTTTGACAGCAGCCGACGAAGTAGTAAGAAGCTAGAAGAGAAGAAAAGATGGCCGGAGATAGGAAAAGGATAATCAAATTGTTCTTCCCATCTGTTCCCCACAATATTGTTCCATTTGTAGTTTGGGAAGAACAAAGACTCGATCTTGGCTCGATTGCGCGTCTGTTTGATCTTCAACCCTCGACTTTGAAGCTCAACGGCCACTTCATAAGCAGGGGAATCGACTTTATTGCTTCGTCCGTCACTTGGAAGTCTCTTCTATCCTTCTTCTCCTCTCGCGGTTTCTCCACCGGTTCCTCCGACGCCGACGCGCTTTTAGTCGACGGCAAGCGCTTGATTATCGGAACGAAGCGTATGttcttcctttttctttttaatgatTAAGCTTAGTTTTACTATAATAGGGTTTGGGTCTCACCTGGAATCATCTGTTATTAAGTTGAAGATTTGAGGCTttaagtttatcaaattttctCATAGGAAAGGGGGAATCTTTTTGAAATATAGAATACTGTGTGGTTAGAAGTTAGAACCCTAGTTCTTGATCGATGCAGACCTTCCATTGTTATTGATGCTAACAGTTGGTTTTTCTTCTACTGCAATGTGGGTTTGTTCTTAATAGGATATTAGCAATCAATTTTGTTTGGAATATTGTGTGATTTCCTGATGTAGAATCAATCAATCTGTATGTtgttaaatctttatttatgtGGCTTTATCCCCTTATTTAACAAGGTTGTATGAACAGGATCTCATTACCCACCAACTGAAGATAATGAGGCTGCATGGTTAAGTTCTAATGTGGAAGGAGAAAATCTTTTCAAGAAGAAACGAGTAGTAGTTTCGCAAAACTCAGGTAAAATTTGGGAATTCATGAGTGTGATGCGATATATCTGTGTTGTCTGTTGTTTGAATGAGATTTTATAATCAAAACAAAGCACTCCGGTTTAGgtaggattttttattttaaagtttgtaTTGATAAAGTTGTCGATTCTAAAGACAAAGGGTTATGTTGATCTAACATCAAAACACTCCGGCAATGATCTGATTTCTCCTTTTGATTATTGTATGTCGTAATGAACCTTTTTatgttgatgttcttgttttaaaGGATATAATGAACATCAGAGCGGTATAATTTGCAATAGTGGTGAAATTGGGGAGAAGAGAAAGTGGCAGTATGAAGATACAACCGCGTATAAGAGAACAAAGACTAACGGTACTGGTAGTAGTCCAGGTAAAATATGGGAATTCATGAGTGTGATGCGATATATCTGTGTTGTCTGTTGTTtgaatgaaattttataatcaaaacaTAGCACTCTggtttaggattttttttatgttaagttTGTATTGATAAAGTTGTCGATTCTAAAGACAAAGGGTTATGTTGATCTAACATCAAACACTCCAGTAATGATCTGATTTCTCCTTTTGATTTGTCctattgaatttatcattatcaCCGTTCTACAGTTATTTGCTTAAGATTATTGTATGTCTTAATGAACCATTTTATGTTGGTGTTCTTGATTTGAAGGATATAATGATCA
Proteins encoded:
- the LOC124912331 gene encoding uncharacterized protein LOC124912331, producing MAGDRKRIIKLFFPSVPHNIVPFVVWEEQRLDLGSIARLFDLQPSTLKLNGHFISRGIDFIASSVTWKSLLSFFSSRGFSTGSSDADALLVDGKRLIIGTKRSHYPPTEDNEAAWLSSNVEGENLFKKKRVVVSQNSGYNEHQSGIICNSGEIGEKRKWQYEDTTAYKRTKTNGTGSSPGYNDHQSDKISDSGEIGEKRKWQFEDTTVYKRTKTTGTGSSPGEGSFSRTNSNSQSRCGFFDRGMKRPRELEVNISSPCSKRSKFIDLSLG